The following nucleotide sequence is from Phycisphaera sp..
CTGGGCCGGCGGCTTCGACGACCAGGACTTCCCGCTGCCCAAGCTCCCGTAACCGAAAGGACCACCCATGCGCGCTCGCGCGTACACCTTGCTCGAAGTGCTGGTGGTCGTTGCCATTCTCGGGACGGCCGCCGCGATGGTGGTCCCGTCGATGAGTTCGGCGGGCAACCTACGCATCCAGGCCGCGGTCCGCGAAATGGTGGCCGACATCACCTTCGCCCAGAGCGACGCCGTGGCGTACCAGACCCGCCGTGCGATCGTCTTCTTCGAGAGCGAGGGCCGGTACGTGCTGTGCGAGGTCCGCGGTTCGGTGATCGATCCGGACGTCGATGCGCTCTTCGATATCACCCGCGATGGGGCGCGGTACGACGTGACCTTCGATGAAGACCGGACCGCCGGCGCCGCGATCATCGAGGTCGATTTCGATGGCGATAACATCCTGATCTTCGACGAGCTCGGCGGTCCCGTCGAGACCGCGACGGGCGATCGGCCCAGTTCTGGCGGCGTGATCCGCATCCGCGACGCCATCGGCCAGACCTTCCGCATCACCGTCGAAGCCTACACCGGCCGCGTCCTGGTCGAGCGCGAGTAGCCGGCCGCCGGTCGGAAGGCCGTAGTTCCACTCAATCGCCACCGCGTGCCGACCGACATACTTGTCGGAGGCATCCTGCCATGGCGACAACCACCCAAAGCTCAGACGATCGCACGGCCGCCCCTGCCCGTCACGAGTGGCTCGCGTTTTTCGGACGCTCGGGCTTTGGCATCGCGCTGGCGGTTCTCCTCTTCACCGCGCTCATCTGGCTCCGTCTGCGGCTCGTGACCGACGTGCCGCGTCAGGCCTACGCCGAGCCCAAGCCGCAGGAGCGGCAGGTGGTCACGCCCGATCGTCGCGATCGCGACGCCGTGCCGTCAGGCCGCTAGGCCAACCCACACATCCCTCGCAACCGGCACGCCTTGCCCACC
It contains:
- a CDS encoding prepilin-type N-terminal cleavage/methylation domain-containing protein, whose amino-acid sequence is MRARAYTLLEVLVVVAILGTAAAMVVPSMSSAGNLRIQAAVREMVADITFAQSDAVAYQTRRAIVFFESEGRYVLCEVRGSVIDPDVDALFDITRDGARYDVTFDEDRTAGAAIIEVDFDGDNILIFDELGGPVETATGDRPSSGGVIRIRDAIGQTFRITVEAYTGRVLVERE